The Pseudarthrobacter sulfonivorans genome includes a window with the following:
- the ribH gene encoding 6,7-dimethyl-8-ribityllumazine synthase: MSGHGAPDIDLTTLNPAETSQLRLAIVAASWHTQIMDGLLDGALRAARDAGISEPTVLRVPGAFELPVAAARLAPHFDAVVALGVVIRGGTPHFEYVCQAATSGLTDVSVSTGVPVGFGVLTCDTEQQGLDRAGLPGSSEDKGHEAVTAALVTAVLLKQYT, encoded by the coding sequence ATGAGCGGACACGGCGCACCAGATATTGACCTCACCACCCTCAATCCGGCGGAAACGTCGCAGCTGCGGCTGGCCATTGTGGCAGCCAGCTGGCACACCCAGATCATGGACGGACTCCTGGACGGTGCGCTGCGCGCCGCCAGGGACGCGGGCATCAGTGAACCCACCGTACTGCGCGTTCCGGGCGCCTTCGAGCTTCCCGTCGCCGCCGCGCGGCTGGCACCGCACTTTGACGCAGTGGTGGCCCTCGGCGTCGTGATCCGTGGCGGCACGCCGCACTTTGAATACGTCTGCCAGGCGGCGACGTCGGGACTTACCGATGTCAGTGTCTCCACCGGCGTGCCGGTGGGCTTCGGCGTGCTGACCTGCGATACGGAGCAGCAGGGACTGGACCGCGCGGGCCTGCCGGGCTCCAGCGAAGACAAGGGCCATGAAGCGGTGACGGCAGCCCTGGTCACCGCAGTCCTCCTCAAGCAGTACACGTAG
- the hisG gene encoding ATP phosphoribosyltransferase: MLRVAVPNKGSLSEAASAMLSEAGYRQRRDTRELVMMDPDNDIEFFFLRPRDIAVYVGRGTLDVGITGRDLLLDAEVEAEELLPLGFAASTFRFAGPVGDFAAAEELEGKRLATSYDGLLRGYLAERGINAKVVRLDGAVESSVRLGVADAIADVVETGNTLKAAGMEIFGEPILKSEAVLIRRTGDGGAANGTAKEIEVLIRRLQGVLVARQYVLMDYDIRKELVEQAAALTPGLESPTVSPLRDSDWVAVRSMVPKKETNRIMDELYDLGARAILVSSIHACRI; encoded by the coding sequence ATGCTGCGAGTAGCCGTCCCCAACAAAGGCTCCCTGTCCGAAGCCGCCTCCGCCATGCTGTCCGAGGCGGGCTACCGCCAACGCCGCGACACCCGCGAGCTGGTCATGATGGACCCGGACAACGACATTGAGTTCTTCTTCCTCCGCCCCCGCGACATCGCCGTCTACGTCGGCCGGGGAACCCTCGACGTCGGCATCACCGGCCGCGACCTGCTGCTGGACGCCGAGGTGGAGGCCGAGGAACTGCTGCCCCTGGGCTTCGCTGCGTCCACGTTCCGCTTCGCCGGACCCGTAGGTGACTTCGCCGCCGCAGAAGAGCTGGAAGGCAAGCGCCTCGCCACCAGCTACGACGGGCTGCTCCGCGGCTACCTCGCCGAGCGGGGCATCAACGCCAAGGTGGTCCGGCTTGACGGCGCCGTGGAGTCTTCAGTACGCCTCGGCGTAGCTGACGCCATCGCCGACGTCGTGGAAACGGGCAACACCCTCAAGGCCGCCGGGATGGAAATCTTCGGCGAGCCGATCCTCAAGTCTGAAGCTGTCCTGATCCGCCGCACCGGCGATGGCGGAGCCGCGAACGGCACCGCCAAGGAGATTGAAGTCCTGATCCGCCGCCTGCAGGGCGTCCTCGTGGCACGCCAATACGTGCTCATGGACTACGACATCCGCAAGGAACTCGTGGAACAGGCCGCCGCACTGACTCCCGGCCTGGAATCACCCACCGTCTCACCGCTGCGCGACTCCGACTGGGTGGCCGTCCGGTCCATGGTTCCGAAGAAGGAAACCAACCGGATCATGGATGAGCTCTACGACCTCGGCGCCCGCGCCATCCTGGTCAGCAGCATCCACGCCTGCCGTATCTGA
- a CDS encoding phosphoribosyl-ATP diphosphatase — MKNFETLFAELSEKAATRPAGSRTVAELESGVHGIGKKVVEEAAEVWMAAEYESDEATAEEISQLLYHLQVLMLAKGLTLEDVYKHL; from the coding sequence GTGAAGAATTTCGAGACGCTGTTCGCTGAACTGAGTGAGAAGGCAGCCACCCGCCCGGCAGGCTCCCGCACCGTCGCTGAATTGGAGTCCGGAGTCCACGGCATTGGCAAGAAAGTCGTGGAGGAAGCAGCCGAAGTGTGGATGGCCGCTGAGTACGAATCCGATGAGGCCACGGCCGAGGAAATCTCCCAGCTGCTCTACCACCTGCAGGTTCTGATGCTCGCTAAAGGCCTGACCCTGGAAGACGTCTACAAGCATCTGTAG